TTTCAGAAGGATAAATCCCTAATTCGCGTGCATCTGTTTCACTCTTGATGTCGATTTTCCAGCCCGTTAATTTTGCTGCTAAACGAGCATTTTGTCCGCGCTTACCAATCGCTAGTGATAATTGGTAATCCGGTACGACAACTGTTGTTGACTTTTCTTCTTCATTTACTTGAACGTCCAGAACTTTTGAAGGGCTTAGTGCGTTTGCAACGAATACAACCGGATCTTCTGACCATTCTACGATATCGATCTTTTCACCGTTTAATTCGTTTACAATTGTTTGCACACGTGCACCTTTAGCTCCAACACATGAACCTACAGGATCTACTTCTTCATTATGTGCATATACAGAGATTTTTGAACGGTCTCCCGCTTCACGCGCGATTGATTTGATTTCTACAGTGCCATCATAAATTTCTGGAACTTCCATTTCAAACAGACGGCGCAATAATCCAGGATGTGTACGAGATACGATTACTTGTGGACCACGTGTTGTGCGTTCAACTTTTGTAATGTAAACACGGATGCGTGTAGTTGGCTTATAAACTTCACCTTGAATTTGTTCGTTAACAGGTAATGCCGCTTCCACTTTACCGATTGA
This window of the Solibacillus isronensis genome carries:
- the nusA gene encoding transcription termination factor NusA, translating into MSSELLDALTALEEQKGISRDVLIEAIEAALVTAYKRNFNQAQNVRVDLNLNTGSMVVYSRKDVVEEVEDDRLEIALEDAKFINAAYEIGDVVEEEVTPRNFGRIAAQTAKQVVTQRVREAERGLIYEEYVDREDDIVTGVIERQDARNIYVSIGKVEAALPVNEQIQGEVYKPTTRIRVYITKVERTTRGPQVIVSRTHPGLLRRLFEMEVPEIYDGTVEIKSIAREAGDRSKISVYAHNEEVDPVGSCVGAKGARVQTIVNELNGEKIDIVEWSEDPVVFVANALSPSKVLDVQVNEEEKSTTVVVPDYQLSLAIGKRGQNARLAAKLTGWKIDIKSETDARELGIYPSETSTFVPREDAEEVQFDLYGDDEE